One window from the genome of Equus quagga isolate Etosha38 chromosome 6, UCLA_HA_Equagga_1.0, whole genome shotgun sequence encodes:
- the C9orf72 gene encoding guanine nucleotide exchange factor C9orf72 homolog has protein sequence MSNLCPPPSPAVAKTEIALSGESPLLAATFAYWDNILGPRVRHIWAPKTEQVLLSDGEITFLANHTLNGEILRNAESGAIDVKFFVLSEKGVIIVSLIFDGNWNGDRSTYGLSIILPQAELSFYLPLHRVCVDRLTHIIRKGRIWMHKERQENVQKIVLEGTERMEDQGQSIIPMLTGEVIPVMELLSSMKSHSVPEEIDIADTVLNDDDIGDSCHEGFLLNAISSHLQTCGCSVVVGSSAEKVNKIVRTLCLFLTPAERKCSRLCEAESSFKYESGLFVQGLLKDSTGSFVLPFRQVMYAPYPTTHIDVDVNTVKQMPPCHEHIYNQRRYMRSELTAFWRATSEEDMAQDTIIYTDESFTPDLNIFQDVLHRDTLVKAFLDQVFHLKPGLSLRSTFLAQFLLVLHRKALTLIKYIEDDTQKGKKPFKSLRNLKTDLDLTAEGDLNIIMALAEKIKPGLHSFIFGRPLYTSVQERDVLMTF, from the exons ATGTCGAATCTCTGTCCACCACCATCTCCAGCTGTTGCCAAGACAGAGATTGCCTTAAGTGGTGAATCGCCTTTATTAGCAGCTACCTTTGCTTACTGGGACAATATTCTTGGTCCTAGAGTAAGACACATTTGGGCTCCAAAGACAGAACAGGTACTTCTCAGCGATGGAGAAATAACTTTTCTTGCCAACCACACcctaaatggagaaattcttCGAAATGCAGAGAGTGGGGCTATCGATGTAAAGTTTTTTGTCTTGTCTGAAAAAGGAGTGATtattgtttcattgatctttgaTGGAAACTGGAATGGAGATAGGAGTACATATGGACTATCAATTATACTTCCACAGGCGGAACTTAGCTTCTACCTCCCGCTTCACAGAGTGTGTGTTGATAGATTAACACACATTATCAGGAAAGGAAGGATATGGATGCACAAG gaaaggcaagaaaatgtccagaaaataGTCTTAGAAGGCACCGAGAGGATGGAAGATCAG GGTCAGAGTATTATTCCAATGCTTACTGGAGAAGTAATTCCTGTCATGGAACTGCTTTCATCtatgaaatcacacagtgttcCTGAAGAGATAGAT ATAGCTGATACCGTTCTCAACGATGATGATATTGGTGACAGTTGTCATGAAGGCTTCCTTCTCAA TGCCATTAGCTCACACTTGCAGACCTGCGGCTGTTCCGTCGTAGTAGGCAGCAGTGCAGAGAAAGTAAACAag atagtAAGAACATTATGCCTTTTTCTGACTCCAGCAGAGAGAAAATGCTCCCGATTATGTGAAGCAGAATCATCATTTAAATACGAGTCAGGGCTCTTTGTACAAGGTCTGCTAAAG GATTCAACCGGAAGCTTTGTGCTACCCTTCCGGCAAGTCATGTATGCTCCCTATCCCACCACACACATAGATGTGGATGTCAACACCGTCAAGCAGATGCCGCCCTGTCATGAACATATTTACAATCAGCGCAGATACATGAGGTCAGAGCTGACAGCGTTCTGGAGGGCCACCTCGGAAGAGGACATGGCTCAGGACACCATCATCTACACAGACGAAAGCTTCACTCCTGATCT GAATATTTTTCAAGATGTCTTACACAGAGACACTCTAGTAAAAGCCTTCCTGGATCAG GTCTTTCATTTGAAACCTGGTTTATCTCTCAGGAGTACTTTCCTTGCACAGTTTCTACTCGTCCTTCACAGAAAAGCCTTGACgctaataaaatatatagaagatGACAC GCAGAAGGGGAAGAAACCCTTTAAATCTCTTCGGAACTTGAAGACAGACCTTGATTTAACAGCAGAGGGCGATCTGAACATAATAATGGCTCTGGCTGAGAAGATTAAACCAGGCCTGCACTCCTTTATCTTCGGAAGACCTCTCTATACTAGTGTACAAGAACGAGATGTTCTGATGACGTTTTGA